CATTGTAACGGGAAAGGAAGTGGATTTTGCTACTGCCACACCTCTCGGCCCGTCTGTAAATGATATGGAAGGCAAAGCATGTTTTTGACTGCCTCCTGCTTTGACCGGCAGTACGTGCCCTTTGAACATCATTCCTTTCACTGTCGGCCAGATTCCATTCCCGCTCATTTCATGCACTTTTTCCTGCAGACTCATAGCAGAAAGGATTTGCTTTGCACGAGATGTTTGATGTTTTGTAGATTCTTTATTTTGTGGGTTTGCCATTTTATCTGTATTTACTCTCAAGGCACACAGTAGCGCTCTTTCGGATTTGTAATCCAAAAGTATGACCACGCATGACCACTTTCCTAAAACACTCAAATTTACTCAATCAAATTTACATCAATTAAACCAGTTCCACCGGCATAGCCTCCGCTCTTTCGGATTTGCAATCTGAAAGCATGATTTCAAAAAGTCAAGTTCGGGATTACAAATCCTGAATAGCGACGGGATTATAACCATTGTTCCATTGCTCGATTGTTCTATTGTTAACTTTTGATTTATGTACTAAATTAGTTGGTTTGCAAACTTGTTATCTTGTTATAACAATGGAACAATGAAGCAATGAAGCAATAATTTTTATTTCTTTTCCAAAGATTTCACAGATTGCTTCAAAATGACTACCTCCACTCTTTCAAATTTCCAATCCAAAAGTATATCATCACATCACAAACCTTCTATAAACCCACTTTTCAAATTCCACACATAAAAACACTGTCAAACCGCAAGCAGTTAAAATCAGCCAATGATACAACTCAAGTGATTGCGTTTCAAACCAGGTTTGCATAAAAGGCAGGTAAGTCAGACTGAGTTGAAGAATGAGCAATACACCTGCAGCGATTAGGACTTTGGAGTTGCCAAAAATACCGGCAAAAGATAAGTTAGAGTTGTAAAGATACCTGCTGTTGAAAAGATAAAATACCTGTCCTGCCACAAGTGTGTTTAATGCAATTGTGCGGGCAAACTCCACCGAGTAATTGATTTTAAAATAAAAAAATAAAGCCAAAGACAAGCCTGCCACCAAAATAGAAACAAAGAAAATCCTCCAGATAAAATAACCCCCAATGACAGGCTCATCAGAAGGCCTGGGCGGTAATTTCATAATGTCTTTCTCTGTTGGTTCGAAAGCCAGGGCCAATGCCAGCGTAACTGCTGTTACCATATTTACCCACAAAACCTGTACAGGAGTAATGGGCAAAGTAAATCCGGCTATAATGGAACTGATAATCAGCAAGGCTTCAGCACCATTGGTCGGCAAAATAAACAAAATTGCTTTGCGGAGATTCTGATAGATAGTCCTGCCCTCTTCTACAGCACTTTCAATGGAATTAAAATTGTCATCTGCCAAAACCATATCCGCTGCATTTTTGGTAACTTCTGTTCCTTTAATGCCCATGGCAATACCAACATCTGCGCGTTTTAGTGCGGGTGCATCATTCACTCCGTCACCGGTCATGGCAATCACCTGCTGCTGACTTTGTAAGGCTTCAACTAATTTGAGTTTATGCTCCGGATTCGTTCTGGCAAAAATGGAATACTCATTTGCCGCCTTTATCCATTCTTCATCTGTTTTGAACTCACTAAGTTCATTGCCGGTAATTACATTTTCACTGTTTTCAATGCCAATTTTCTTCCCGATGGCAGAAGCCGTAACGGCATGATCCCCGGTAATCATTTTTATTTTAATGCCCGCTTCTTTGCAATGTTCAATAGAAGTGATTGCTTCCTCTCTTGGAGGGTCGATGATACCGACTAAGCCAAGAAATTCAAGTTCGGATTTAACCTCTTTTTCTGTAATTTTTTCTGTATCAGGAGCCATCTTTTTCAATGCCAAACCCATTACTCTCAGGCCTTCAGCAGCTAATTGATTCATGCTTTCAACCCATTCCTTTTTTTGCTCACTATCTAAATTACTGAAGTCAATTATACGTTCCGCAGCACCTTTCACAAAAACTATCCGCTCATCATCTGATTCATTGAGCGTAGCCATATATTTGTTTTCCGATTCAAAAGGAATGAAGTCAATTCTCTTCGCATTTTCCTTATTTAATCCGGCTTTCATGGCAACACTCATCAATGCCCCTTCGGTAGGGTCGCCATTGAGTATCCACTCACCGGCCTTGTCTTTTACAATTTCTGCATCATTGCAATATACAGCACATTGCAAAAGGTTTTTTAATTTCTCTGATTCAAGCGGATTGATTTCTTCATCTGATTGAGAGAATTTTCCCTCGGGCATATAGCCCTTGCCGGTAACTCGCACATCATCATGCTTAGTTTTAATGTACATCACCATCATTTCATTGCGTGTGAGTGTACCGGTTTTATCCGTACAGATGACACTCACTGAGCCAAGTGTTTCTACAGCAGGCAGTTTCCTGATAATAGCGTTTCTGGCTGCCATTTTTCGCACGCCTATAG
The window above is part of the Chitinophagaceae bacterium genome. Proteins encoded here:
- a CDS encoding cation-transporting P-type ATPase, which translates into the protein MEDKSPKKNWHALTEQECLEALKSDIKKGLSKEAYESQLSTHGKNELPVEDKQSAIVRFLLQFHNVLIYLLITASIVTAFLGHWIDTFVILAVVFVNAIVGFIQEGKAEEAIEQLRKMLSPVANVIRNGQRQEVNADSLVPGDIVLLKSGDRVPADLRILNARNLRIEEAILTGESKPAEKNEDILDDKTGLADRLNMAFSGTMVTYGRGTGVVVETGMETEIGKIRQMISDVEKLTTPLLRKMNAFAKWLSIIIIAISVLILLFGWLFTEEPLKSLFLSVIALAVAAIPEGLPAIMTITLAIGVRKMAARNAIIRKLPAVETLGSVSVICTDKTGTLTRNEMMVMYIKTKHDDVRVTGKGYMPEGKFSQSDEEINPLESEKLKNLLQCAVYCNDAEIVKDKAGEWILNGDPTEGALMSVAMKAGLNKENAKRIDFIPFESENKYMATLNESDDERIVFVKGAAERIIDFSNLDSEQKKEWVESMNQLAAEGLRVMGLALKKMAPDTEKITEKEVKSELEFLGLVGIIDPPREEAITSIEHCKEAGIKIKMITGDHAVTASAIGKKIGIENSENVITGNELSEFKTDEEWIKAANEYSIFARTNPEHKLKLVEALQSQQQVIAMTGDGVNDAPALKRADVGIAMGIKGTEVTKNAADMVLADDNFNSIESAVEEGRTIYQNLRKAILFILPTNGAEALLIISSIIAGFTLPITPVQVLWVNMVTAVTLALALAFEPTEKDIMKLPPRPSDEPVIGGYFIWRIFFVSILVAGLSLALFFYFKINYSVEFARTIALNTLVAGQVFYLFNSRYLYNSNLSFAGIFGNSKVLIAAGVLLILQLSLTYLPFMQTWFETQSLELYHWLILTACGLTVFLCVEFEKWVYRRFVM